Proteins encoded within one genomic window of Myxococcus virescens:
- a CDS encoding sensor histidine kinase produces the protein MNTHLLQAAMLAWTPSLRVTRAEGDLSSILRRPAEALLEQPLHEVLGVSPKRARELDARAREDRRAVEFISANLGGEDACPLRLSLGLDDGEASATVLDLNAVLDGAPPVQISRLSSSLSHEIRNPLSSVKMAVQTLARNTGLNDRDKRRLTIANREIRTMERMLWLLSEYGRDTTPKMDAHPLRGVVQEATEMVAPELAERRVEVRVDEEPDLPRVRVDPTRLRPVLAQVLLNVAMGQAEGSPMEVALRRGGPHQVMMVLHDPAAALPPEENGSLFEPFGSRLARGAGLSLAALRRVMTGVGGDVAARGSAEPGVVLTLTFAT, from the coding sequence ATGAACACCCATCTCCTGCAAGCCGCGATGCTCGCCTGGACTCCAAGCCTGCGGGTGACACGCGCCGAAGGCGACCTCTCCAGCATCCTGCGGCGCCCCGCCGAGGCCCTGTTGGAGCAGCCGCTCCACGAGGTCCTCGGCGTGTCGCCCAAGCGCGCCCGTGAGCTGGACGCCCGCGCCCGCGAGGACCGCCGCGCGGTGGAGTTCATCTCCGCCAACCTCGGCGGCGAGGACGCGTGCCCCCTCCGCCTGTCCCTGGGACTGGACGACGGCGAGGCCAGCGCCACCGTGCTGGACCTCAACGCCGTGCTGGATGGCGCCCCCCCGGTGCAGATTTCACGGCTGTCCTCCTCGCTCAGCCACGAGATTCGCAACCCCCTCTCCTCGGTGAAGATGGCGGTGCAGACGCTGGCCCGGAACACCGGCCTCAATGACCGGGACAAGCGGCGGCTCACCATCGCCAACCGGGAGATTCGCACCATGGAGCGCATGCTCTGGCTCCTCTCCGAATACGGCCGCGACACCACCCCGAAGATGGACGCCCATCCGCTGCGCGGCGTGGTGCAGGAGGCCACGGAGATGGTGGCCCCCGAGCTGGCCGAGCGGCGCGTGGAGGTCCGCGTGGACGAGGAACCCGACCTGCCCCGCGTCCGGGTGGACCCGACGCGGCTGCGGCCCGTGCTGGCCCAGGTGCTGCTCAACGTCGCCATGGGCCAGGCGGAGGGCAGCCCGATGGAGGTGGCCCTGCGCCGGGGTGGCCCCCACCAGGTGATGATGGTGCTCCACGACCCCGCCGCCGCCCTGCCCCCCGAGGAGAACGGTTCGCTCTTCGAGCCCTTCGGCTCCCGGCTGGCCCGGGGCGCCGGTCTGTCCCTGGCGGCCCTGCGCCGGGTGATGACGGGCGTGGGGGGAGACGTGGCCGCCCGGGGCAGCGCCGAGCCGGGCGTGGTGCTGACGCTGACGTTCGCCACCTGA
- a CDS encoding sigma-54-dependent transcriptional regulator, giving the protein METLLIVDDDVSLLETLKMHFEEIEQDGQPRYQVATATSAAAGLRAAQEAMPSVVILDMMLPDRTGLEIIEEMKGLCGDARIILVTAYHDMETTIRAMKAGAFDYIHKPFPDPAALDLVVERALEYRQLSRRADEVHRENAAARLGDIVGTSPLMQQLVKEIGKVTGSHATVLITGESGTGKELIARVIHNYSYDEPRPFIGINCSAIVDTLLESELFGHEKGAFTGATAGKPGKFELAEDGTVFLDEIGDMSLMLQAKLLRVLQEREFERVGGVKRIKLRARVIAATHRALVEEVEAGRFREDLYQRLKVITLQIPPLRERREDIPPLVKHLLERINEKVHKRVTRVPGEVMERLTRLPWRGNVRELENVLTRAVVLAPGDVLRGDDLPALESPLPSPEPGRAASAHTASAMFAAPAEDDASLIPTLEEAERQLIARAMTVTKGHKGRTCQILGISRPTLERKLQKYGLAQGQSPQVHTFPVKDAS; this is encoded by the coding sequence ATGGAGACCCTTCTCATCGTCGACGACGACGTCTCGCTCCTCGAAACGCTGAAGATGCACTTCGAGGAGATCGAGCAGGACGGCCAGCCCCGCTACCAGGTGGCCACCGCCACCAGCGCCGCGGCGGGACTGCGCGCCGCCCAGGAGGCCATGCCCAGCGTGGTCATCCTCGACATGATGCTCCCGGACCGCACGGGCCTGGAAATCATCGAGGAGATGAAGGGCCTGTGCGGGGACGCGCGCATCATCCTGGTCACCGCGTACCACGACATGGAGACCACCATCCGGGCCATGAAGGCCGGGGCTTTCGACTACATCCACAAGCCCTTCCCGGACCCGGCCGCCCTGGACCTGGTGGTGGAGCGCGCGCTGGAGTACCGCCAGCTGTCGCGCCGCGCGGACGAGGTCCACCGGGAGAATGCCGCCGCCCGCCTGGGCGACATCGTGGGCACCAGCCCGCTGATGCAGCAACTGGTGAAGGAGATTGGAAAAGTCACCGGCAGCCACGCCACCGTGCTGATTACGGGCGAGAGCGGCACCGGCAAGGAGCTCATCGCCCGCGTCATCCACAACTACTCCTACGACGAGCCCCGGCCCTTCATCGGCATCAACTGTTCGGCCATCGTCGACACGCTGCTGGAGAGCGAGCTCTTCGGCCACGAGAAGGGCGCCTTCACCGGCGCCACGGCGGGCAAGCCGGGCAAGTTCGAGCTGGCCGAGGACGGCACGGTGTTCCTGGACGAGATTGGCGACATGTCGCTGATGCTCCAGGCCAAGCTCCTGCGCGTGCTGCAGGAGCGCGAGTTCGAGCGCGTGGGCGGCGTCAAACGCATCAAGCTGCGCGCCCGCGTCATCGCCGCCACCCACCGCGCCCTGGTGGAGGAGGTGGAGGCCGGCCGCTTCCGCGAGGACCTCTACCAACGCCTCAAGGTCATCACCCTCCAGATTCCCCCGCTGCGCGAGCGGCGCGAGGACATCCCCCCGCTGGTGAAGCACCTGCTCGAGCGCATCAACGAGAAGGTCCACAAGCGCGTCACCCGCGTGCCCGGCGAGGTCATGGAGCGCCTCACCCGCCTGCCCTGGCGCGGCAACGTGCGCGAGCTGGAGAACGTGCTCACCCGCGCCGTGGTGCTGGCCCCCGGTGACGTCCTGCGCGGGGACGACTTGCCCGCCCTGGAGTCTCCCCTCCCCTCGCCGGAGCCGGGCCGGGCCGCCTCCGCCCACACCGCCAGCGCCATGTTCGCCGCGCCGGCCGAGGACGACGCCAGCCTGATTCCCACTTTGGAAGAAGCCGAGCGCCAGCTCATCGCCCGTGCGATGACCGTCACCAAGGGGCACAAGGGTCGCACCTGCCAGATCCTTGGAATCAGCCGCCCCACCCTGGAGCGCAAGCTCCAGAAGTACGGTCTTGCACAGGGCCAGAGCCCTCAAGTGCACACCTTCCCTGTGAAGGATGCCTCGTGA
- the mrpC gene encoding Crp/Fnr family transcriptional regulator MrpC encodes MHGFNRPLGPIGSNVVAPLQTTSSGMMVTANKLVPGQEAIDFKGYFKVESFPHNSTIYRPGDNTDRVYLLKSGRVRLMRIGKNSTRSVVSILRPGDLFGELFRPEGTPIEEMAIAAGEAEVWSIEGRDFRAQLEARPALAVDVVRAYAERVRALRKRVLGLTFKEVPARLADTLLTLVEAHGERCPHGGETDLRGITQQDLADLVGASRSFVSTLINEMKREGVLGNVGRILCVRDQKALRKIAGKEK; translated from the coding sequence ATGCACGGTTTCAACCGCCCCCTCGGCCCCATCGGTTCCAACGTCGTGGCGCCGCTGCAGACGACCAGCTCCGGGATGATGGTCACCGCCAACAAGCTGGTGCCCGGCCAGGAGGCCATCGACTTCAAGGGCTACTTCAAGGTCGAGTCCTTCCCGCACAACTCGACCATCTACCGCCCCGGTGACAACACCGACCGCGTCTATCTGCTGAAGTCCGGCCGCGTGCGCCTGATGCGCATCGGCAAGAACAGCACCCGCTCCGTGGTCTCCATCCTCCGCCCGGGCGACCTCTTCGGCGAGCTGTTCCGCCCCGAGGGCACGCCGATTGAAGAGATGGCCATCGCCGCCGGTGAGGCCGAGGTCTGGAGCATCGAGGGCCGCGACTTCCGCGCCCAGCTGGAGGCCCGTCCGGCCCTGGCGGTGGACGTGGTCCGCGCCTACGCCGAGCGCGTGCGTGCCCTGCGCAAGCGCGTGCTGGGCCTGACGTTCAAGGAGGTTCCGGCCCGCCTGGCGGACACCCTGCTCACCCTGGTTGAAGCACACGGCGAGCGCTGCCCGCACGGCGGCGAGACGGACCTGCGCGGCATCACCCAGCAGGACCTCGCGGACCTCGTGGGCGCCTCCCGCTCCTTCGTGTCCACGCTCATCAACGAGATGAAGCGCGAGGGCGTGCTCGGCAACGTCGGCCGCATCCTCTGCGTGCGTGACCAGAAGGCCCTGCGGAAGATCGCTGGCAAGGAGAAGTAG
- a CDS encoding SMI1/KNR4 family protein, with amino-acid sequence MSRAIDSILALQERLKHETKLPLRSVSLTPVAAQDLHILESSLGARLPQAYLDFISQYGLLSAVDWQGHERARMLSPTELLETLQWSKEYVEEGAFGDNEDELEAAILEKKLRERLIPFQYIASTNVSDYYYFDTGMRRDTGLLIFPARHDDFDLSTWLLDGEPDVSGCTFDFDEHLRWVLREGLEEKDWGR; translated from the coding sequence ATGTCCCGCGCCATTGATTCCATCCTCGCGCTCCAGGAACGCCTGAAGCACGAGACAAAGCTCCCGCTCCGGTCCGTGTCGCTCACGCCGGTGGCCGCCCAGGACCTCCACATCCTGGAGTCCTCGCTGGGCGCGCGGCTTCCCCAGGCCTACCTCGACTTCATCTCCCAGTACGGCCTGCTGTCCGCGGTGGACTGGCAGGGACATGAGCGCGCCCGGATGCTGAGCCCCACCGAGCTGCTGGAGACGCTCCAGTGGTCCAAGGAGTACGTCGAGGAGGGCGCCTTCGGCGACAACGAGGACGAACTGGAAGCCGCCATCCTCGAGAAGAAGCTCCGCGAGCGGCTCATCCCCTTCCAGTACATCGCCTCCACGAACGTGAGCGACTACTACTACTTCGACACGGGGATGCGTCGCGACACCGGGCTGCTCATCTTCCCGGCGCGCCACGACGACTTCGACCTGTCGACGTGGCTGCTGGACGGAGAGCCCGACGTTTCAGGCTGCACCTTCGACTTCGACGAGCACCTGCGCTGGGTCCTCCGGGAGGGCCTGGAGGAGAAGGACTGGGGGCGCTGA
- a CDS encoding aromatic amino acid hydroxylase has product MTPTERTIARLPAHLRRYVVSQDYAAYTSRDQAVWRNILGSLRGHLADKAHPVYLEGLEATGIGSECIPSLDEMNEKLARLGWACVGVRGFIPPAVFTELQAMGVLAIAADIRTHEHIEYTPAPDIVHESAGHAPIIANRRYAEYLKACGLVGFKAIASVEDQAVFEAIRNLSVVKEDPDASEEEAAHAQARLEAASASRRYVSESTRASRLYWWTAEYGLIGSVESPRIYGAGLLSSIGEAQHCLTPAVKKLPLSVACADMDYDITRMQPQLFVARDFEHLFEVLAEFESTLSWKRGGDFGLTEALRARTVNHLVLADGREVTGRVLEMLAAPREVAPGLGTALVCMEGPIMASRGGRSLDDKPWSGPALVAFGAGTLPERGPFKLSLESGLELEGFATDGGQVLALRGRLAGRELALPAVAKLFVSTHLPSVAGGPSDPETWDRWYGELSAFAEGDGEEKARTRKALALHPALAALYREVRKMRETHSVKPERLSQIAAAATDFPDDWLLRAEVEELRRRV; this is encoded by the coding sequence ATGACTCCCACGGAACGGACGATTGCCCGCCTGCCTGCTCATCTGCGTCGCTACGTGGTGAGCCAGGACTACGCGGCGTATACGTCGCGGGACCAGGCCGTCTGGCGGAACATCCTGGGCTCCTTGAGGGGGCACCTGGCGGACAAGGCGCACCCCGTCTACCTGGAGGGCCTGGAGGCCACGGGCATCGGCTCGGAGTGCATCCCCAGCCTGGATGAGATGAACGAGAAGCTCGCTCGCCTGGGGTGGGCCTGTGTGGGGGTGCGTGGCTTCATTCCTCCCGCCGTCTTCACGGAACTCCAGGCGATGGGCGTCCTGGCGATTGCCGCGGACATCAGGACCCACGAGCACATCGAGTACACGCCGGCGCCGGACATCGTCCATGAGAGCGCCGGGCACGCGCCCATCATCGCCAACCGCCGCTATGCGGAGTACCTCAAGGCGTGCGGGCTGGTGGGCTTCAAGGCCATTGCCAGTGTGGAGGACCAGGCCGTCTTCGAGGCCATCCGGAACCTGTCGGTGGTGAAGGAGGACCCGGACGCCAGCGAGGAGGAGGCGGCGCACGCGCAGGCCCGGCTGGAGGCCGCCAGCGCGAGCCGCCGCTACGTCAGCGAGAGCACGCGGGCGAGCCGCCTCTACTGGTGGACGGCGGAGTATGGCCTCATTGGGAGCGTCGAGTCGCCGCGTATCTACGGCGCGGGGCTGCTGTCCAGCATCGGCGAGGCGCAGCACTGCCTGACGCCGGCGGTGAAGAAGCTGCCGCTGAGCGTGGCCTGCGCGGACATGGACTACGACATCACCCGCATGCAGCCGCAGCTCTTCGTGGCGCGGGACTTCGAGCACCTGTTCGAGGTGCTGGCGGAGTTCGAGTCCACGCTGTCGTGGAAGCGGGGCGGCGACTTCGGCCTGACGGAGGCGCTGCGCGCGCGGACCGTCAATCACCTGGTGCTGGCGGACGGCCGCGAGGTGACGGGCCGGGTGCTGGAGATGCTGGCCGCGCCGCGCGAGGTGGCGCCGGGGCTGGGCACCGCGCTCGTCTGCATGGAGGGGCCCATCATGGCCTCGCGCGGCGGGCGCTCCCTGGACGACAAGCCGTGGAGCGGGCCGGCGCTGGTGGCGTTCGGCGCGGGGACGTTGCCGGAGCGCGGGCCCTTCAAGCTGTCGCTGGAGAGTGGGCTGGAGCTGGAGGGCTTCGCCACGGATGGCGGCCAGGTGCTGGCGCTGCGCGGCCGGTTGGCGGGGCGCGAGCTGGCGCTGCCCGCGGTGGCGAAGCTCTTCGTCAGCACGCACCTGCCCTCGGTGGCGGGGGGGCCTTCGGACCCGGAGACGTGGGACCGCTGGTACGGCGAGCTGAGCGCCTTCGCGGAAGGGGATGGTGAGGAGAAGGCCCGCACACGCAAGGCCCTGGCGCTGCACCCGGCGCTGGCCGCGCTCTACCGCGAGGTCCGGAAGATGCGGGAGACGCACTCCGTGAAGCCCGAGCGGCTGAGCCAGATTGCCGCGGCGGCCACGGACTTTCCGGACGACTGGCTGCTTCGCGCCGAAGTGGAAGAGCTGCGCCGCCGCGTCTGA
- a CDS encoding LysR family transcriptional regulator: MPPRKLVRHLVWLESFAAAVEAGSIEAAAEHLGVARSVVSEHVRSLELALAEGAPLLERGPGRRLQLTARGERLFAGTQTPLHQLDMKRLRDLASAEPVVRLGLNPTLSLSLVGAVARDAAAADLKLVLSFGGPHELTRQVQTRQLDLALDFTPLPTHEGVESESLLRMPFVVLAGPDNELARQAASRTSLHVKDLEGQRFVDWLRDDPYGGANSARFAAHGVTVDEVGRAESFLLLYELLRAFRACSITPDLRPMHPFPPDLHAWPLLEEEPQAVEVVALWPSGALSPGARLVLDGLRRKPG; encoded by the coding sequence ATGCCTCCGCGCAAGCTCGTTCGGCACCTCGTCTGGTTGGAGTCCTTCGCCGCCGCCGTGGAGGCGGGCAGCATCGAGGCCGCCGCGGAGCACCTGGGCGTGGCGCGCTCGGTGGTGAGCGAGCACGTTCGCTCGCTGGAGCTGGCGCTGGCGGAGGGTGCGCCGTTGTTGGAGCGCGGGCCTGGCCGTCGCCTGCAGCTCACCGCCCGAGGGGAGCGGCTCTTCGCGGGCACCCAGACGCCGCTGCACCAACTGGACATGAAGCGGCTGCGCGACCTGGCCAGCGCCGAGCCCGTGGTGCGGCTGGGCCTCAACCCGACGCTGTCCTTGTCCCTGGTGGGCGCCGTGGCGAGGGACGCCGCCGCCGCGGACCTCAAGCTGGTGCTCAGCTTCGGAGGGCCCCACGAGCTGACGCGCCAGGTGCAGACGCGGCAGCTCGACCTGGCGCTCGACTTCACGCCCCTGCCTACCCATGAAGGCGTGGAGTCGGAGTCACTGCTGCGCATGCCCTTCGTCGTGCTCGCCGGGCCGGACAACGAGCTGGCGCGGCAGGCCGCGTCCCGGACGTCGCTGCACGTGAAGGACCTGGAGGGGCAGCGCTTCGTGGACTGGCTGCGTGATGACCCCTACGGCGGCGCCAACAGCGCCCGCTTCGCCGCCCACGGCGTGACGGTGGATGAAGTGGGGCGCGCGGAGAGCTTCCTTCTCCTCTACGAGCTGCTGCGCGCGTTCCGCGCCTGCTCCATCACGCCGGACCTGCGCCCCATGCACCCGTTTCCACCGGACCTCCATGCGTGGCCCCTCCTGGAAGAGGAGCCCCAGGCGGTCGAGGTGGTGGCCTTGTGGCCTTCGGGAGCGCTCAGTCCCGGCGCCCGGTTGGTGCTGGATGGACTTCGCCGCAAGCCAGGTTAG
- a CDS encoding sulfatase-like hydrolase/transferase — translation MSDAASSAAAIFLQRFEAARPYLSTALTWCVLHGLVALLYFGGALRVAVERLAPGLRPLLLAGSLAQALFLGLVAFLGTLPLAILLGHRYRFALPVLTAVGGVLLGLDALVLNSLGFHINGLVLAVALQPHALAETGLSSSEVALVAGAMVVILTLDTAAGIWFLRRGFGPRRVARTVVLMTVLCTTERLVTASLVFAHGGAVQHATTTLPLQAPVRMNTLLSRITGKAPASGLRLGVSPEAGVPAASIDPAEVRFTRRPDIVVVLVESLRDDFFTADIMPNMWRRAQSGTRFLHHHSAASSTDYSLFSMFFGLEAQRRNAVVGAGRTPLLFPALARNGYQQFFFAASSVDWMGLKDTVFRDVTGGLRTDYTGRSHLRDEAMVRDALAAVEATPQDTPLFLFVFFAGTHFDYDYPPRSEVFSPAWNGKGGLSTARVPPEHLKARAWNSAYEVDTKVEELLARIESLRGTRPLTLFTGDHGEEFREHGRVGHASDVTASQLHVPMLVFDDQLPVGQVDAVTGHIDVVSTLFDLLGDTHSPAVLGDGLPMTRPDPQRYLLTTVGWEARYALIGKDLKVHFGAGRPGTVITDLRDRPLADGKERLAAEAPRILRRLRGTSESAVPDSATATDMP, via the coding sequence ATGTCTGATGCGGCGTCCTCCGCAGCCGCCATTTTCCTCCAGCGCTTCGAAGCAGCCCGGCCCTACCTGAGTACCGCGCTGACGTGGTGCGTGCTCCACGGGCTCGTCGCATTGCTGTACTTCGGCGGCGCGCTGCGCGTGGCCGTGGAGCGGCTGGCGCCGGGGCTCCGCCCCCTCCTGCTCGCGGGAAGCCTCGCACAAGCGTTGTTCCTGGGGCTGGTGGCCTTTCTTGGAACCCTCCCCCTGGCCATCCTGCTCGGCCACCGCTACCGCTTCGCGCTCCCGGTGCTGACGGCGGTGGGCGGCGTGCTGCTCGGGCTGGACGCGCTGGTGCTCAACTCACTGGGCTTCCACATCAACGGCCTGGTGCTGGCGGTGGCGCTCCAGCCGCATGCCCTGGCGGAGACAGGGCTGTCTTCGTCGGAGGTGGCGCTGGTGGCCGGGGCGATGGTGGTCATCCTCACGCTCGACACGGCGGCGGGCATCTGGTTCCTGCGCCGGGGCTTTGGCCCTCGCCGGGTGGCGCGCACGGTGGTGCTGATGACGGTCCTGTGCACCACCGAGCGGCTGGTCACCGCGTCCCTCGTCTTCGCCCATGGCGGCGCCGTGCAGCACGCCACCACCACCCTGCCCCTCCAGGCACCGGTGCGGATGAACACCCTCCTCTCGCGCATCACTGGCAAGGCGCCCGCATCCGGCCTGCGCCTGGGCGTGAGCCCCGAGGCAGGCGTGCCCGCGGCGAGCATCGACCCCGCGGAGGTGCGCTTCACCCGCCGTCCCGACATCGTCGTCGTGCTCGTGGAGAGCCTGCGTGACGACTTCTTCACCGCCGACATCATGCCGAACATGTGGCGCAGGGCGCAGAGCGGCACGCGCTTCCTGCATCACCACAGCGCGGCCAGCTCCACGGACTACTCGCTGTTCAGCATGTTCTTCGGGCTGGAGGCCCAGCGCCGCAATGCCGTGGTGGGCGCGGGCCGCACGCCCCTCCTCTTCCCCGCGCTGGCCCGCAATGGCTACCAGCAGTTCTTCTTCGCCGCGTCCTCCGTGGACTGGATGGGCCTCAAGGACACCGTCTTCCGCGACGTGACGGGAGGCCTGCGCACAGACTACACGGGCCGCAGCCACCTGCGGGACGAAGCCATGGTCCGCGACGCGCTGGCGGCCGTGGAGGCCACGCCTCAGGACACGCCGCTGTTCCTGTTCGTGTTCTTCGCCGGCACGCACTTCGACTACGACTACCCACCGCGCTCCGAGGTCTTCTCGCCCGCCTGGAATGGCAAGGGCGGACTCTCCACGGCGCGCGTGCCTCCCGAGCATCTCAAGGCCCGCGCGTGGAACTCGGCCTACGAAGTGGACACCAAGGTCGAAGAGCTGCTGGCGCGCATCGAAAGCCTGCGCGGCACGCGCCCGCTGACGCTCTTCACCGGCGACCATGGCGAGGAGTTCCGTGAGCACGGCCGCGTGGGCCATGCCAGCGACGTGACGGCCTCCCAGCTTCACGTGCCCATGCTCGTGTTCGACGACCAGCTTCCCGTGGGCCAGGTCGACGCCGTCACCGGACACATCGACGTGGTGTCCACGCTCTTCGACCTGCTGGGCGACACGCACAGCCCGGCGGTGCTGGGTGACGGCCTTCCGATGACCCGGCCGGACCCGCAGCGATACCTCCTCACCACCGTGGGTTGGGAGGCGCGTTACGCGCTCATCGGCAAGGACCTGAAGGTCCATTTCGGCGCGGGGCGGCCCGGCACTGTCATCACCGACCTGCGCGACCGCCCCCTGGCCGATGGCAAGGAGCGCCTCGCGGCCGAGGCCCCGCGCATCCTCCGCCGCCTGAGAGGGACGTCGGAGTCGGCGGTTCCCGACTCCGCCACGGCCACGGACATGCCCTGA
- a CDS encoding metallophosphoesterase family protein: MRVWVTLLLVCAGCGAFEFHPYELRGPHRDLHARSLERLFGAEPKQAFRFAVVGDMQLFLDDSAAAMRDLEQRGVDFVVQMGDLTEFGSTQEYEWGVELLSRLKVPFFVVMGNHDALGMGQKLYRRTFGPESFSFTYSGTRFVFFDSNSREYGFPGDIPDLQWLKTALTPEPAVLNTFTFSHVPPGNGDFDDALVAPLVKLQQKKGVAISFHGHVHQYHDVHAHDVRYVTTDSMKGRSYLWVDVDGTSVQVQRATF, encoded by the coding sequence GTGCGCGTCTGGGTGACATTGCTACTGGTGTGCGCGGGCTGTGGCGCCTTCGAGTTCCACCCCTATGAGCTCCGGGGACCCCACCGGGACTTGCATGCGCGCTCGCTCGAGCGGTTGTTCGGAGCGGAACCGAAGCAGGCCTTTCGCTTCGCGGTGGTGGGCGACATGCAGTTGTTCCTGGATGACTCCGCGGCGGCGATGCGGGACCTGGAGCAGCGCGGCGTCGACTTCGTGGTGCAGATGGGCGACCTGACGGAGTTCGGCAGCACGCAGGAGTACGAGTGGGGCGTCGAGCTGCTGTCCCGCTTGAAGGTCCCGTTCTTCGTGGTCATGGGCAACCATGACGCGCTGGGCATGGGGCAGAAGCTCTACCGGCGCACCTTCGGACCGGAGTCCTTCTCCTTCACGTATTCGGGCACGCGCTTCGTCTTCTTCGACTCCAACTCCCGCGAGTACGGCTTCCCGGGCGACATCCCGGACCTGCAGTGGCTGAAGACGGCGCTCACACCCGAGCCCGCGGTGCTGAACACCTTCACCTTCTCCCACGTGCCTCCTGGGAACGGGGACTTTGACGATGCGCTCGTCGCGCCCTTGGTGAAGCTCCAGCAGAAGAAGGGCGTCGCCATCTCCTTCCACGGCCACGTCCACCAGTACCACGACGTCCACGCGCACGATGTCCGGTACGTCACCACCGATTCGATGAAGGGCCGGAGCTACCTCTGGGTGGACGTCGATGGCACCTCGGTGCAGGTGCAGAGGGCCACCTTCTGA
- a CDS encoding HEAT repeat domain-containing protein, whose amino-acid sequence MSSPLSTWELLHWVATKPTRSTREDLDALLARADFTQVARDVLASGTTSEKTTALRVLRELASPEAHALARLALRDAAADVRALAARALASAQDAADWRSLQEALDDTAPSVQHAAMDSLARMNPVAASDLFLERFERAPEAEKLNALATAQRLGLPESGALARLGLASASSTIRAAAVDLVAREGEATEGLLIHLLTDASENVQLHALRTLTYRAHVPASVFVPLLAASSSPPVRAQALQALILRRDASTCEPVCRLLTDPDASLRRRAILATERLGCTSATPTLLEMLARTRDEDERADLVAALGGLGGPEAWEALRQALSDESPRVRRAAIIAWASDVAPPDATTVLLERLRGAPDTETRKAVALALMNCRPEVAHRALRLALEDSVPEVRRMAVRALGLKASPEALQTLRDHQATERDPDVLRHLDAALERRQAPGDTPIWAASPAERLLFDPARTEQSVAQWIAVPERYPATERFYFYEGGHLERQGTDGRVDAFQYTAIEDQLRVHPQGAPERSTAFTVTPAAPPHRFRLELAQDVLTGTEAPRTLHFIEPRQADTEPVDGD is encoded by the coding sequence GTGAGCTCACCTCTGTCGACATGGGAGCTGCTGCATTGGGTGGCCACGAAGCCCACCCGGAGCACGCGGGAAGACCTCGACGCACTGCTCGCGCGAGCGGATTTCACGCAGGTCGCCCGGGACGTCCTGGCGTCGGGCACCACATCGGAGAAGACCACGGCCTTGCGAGTGCTCCGGGAGCTGGCGTCCCCCGAAGCCCATGCCCTGGCTCGGCTCGCGCTGCGCGACGCAGCCGCTGACGTCCGCGCCCTGGCGGCGCGAGCGCTTGCGAGCGCACAGGACGCCGCGGACTGGCGGAGCCTCCAGGAGGCGCTGGATGATACCGCGCCCTCCGTGCAGCACGCCGCCATGGACTCGCTCGCGAGGATGAATCCGGTGGCCGCGAGCGACCTCTTCCTCGAGCGCTTCGAGCGTGCTCCGGAGGCGGAGAAGCTGAACGCGCTCGCCACCGCGCAACGGCTGGGGCTCCCCGAATCCGGCGCCCTGGCTCGGCTCGGCCTGGCTTCGGCCTCTTCCACCATCAGGGCCGCGGCGGTTGACCTGGTCGCGCGAGAAGGCGAGGCGACAGAGGGCCTGCTCATCCACCTGCTCACGGATGCCTCCGAGAACGTACAACTCCACGCCCTCCGCACGCTGACCTATCGTGCGCACGTACCCGCCAGCGTCTTCGTCCCGCTGCTCGCCGCATCGTCCTCCCCCCCCGTCCGCGCACAGGCGCTTCAGGCGCTCATCCTTCGGCGTGACGCCAGCACATGCGAGCCCGTGTGCCGGCTCCTGACCGACCCCGACGCCTCGCTCCGCAGAAGGGCGATTCTCGCCACCGAACGGCTCGGCTGCACCAGTGCGACGCCCACCCTGCTGGAGATGCTGGCCCGGACACGCGACGAAGATGAACGGGCGGACCTCGTCGCCGCGCTCGGCGGGCTCGGTGGTCCGGAAGCTTGGGAGGCGCTTCGCCAGGCGCTATCGGATGAATCTCCCCGCGTCAGGCGCGCCGCCATCATCGCCTGGGCCTCGGACGTCGCGCCGCCCGACGCCACCACCGTGCTGCTGGAGCGCCTGCGAGGCGCCCCCGACACGGAAACGCGGAAGGCCGTTGCCCTGGCCCTCATGAATTGCCGCCCGGAGGTGGCCCACCGGGCCCTGCGGCTTGCGCTCGAGGACTCCGTGCCCGAGGTCCGGCGGATGGCCGTGCGAGCCCTGGGCCTCAAGGCCAGCCCAGAGGCCCTTCAAACCCTGCGCGACCATCAAGCCACCGAACGCGACCCGGACGTCCTGCGACACCTGGACGCGGCGCTCGAACGACGGCAAGCCCCTGGCGACACGCCCATTTGGGCGGCCTCGCCCGCCGAGCGGCTCCTCTTCGACCCGGCGCGAACGGAACAGAGCGTGGCGCAGTGGATCGCGGTCCCCGAACGCTACCCCGCGACCGAGCGCTTCTACTTCTATGAAGGCGGACACCTGGAGCGGCAGGGCACCGATGGCCGGGTCGACGCCTTCCAGTACACCGCGATCGAAGACCAGCTCCGCGTCCACCCCCAGGGCGCGCCCGAACGAAGCACGGCCTTCACCGTCACGCCGGCAGCTCCGCCCCACCGCTTCCGCCTGGAGCTGGCCCAGGACGTCCTCACCGGCACGGAGGCGCCCCGAACGCTGCACTTCATCGAACCCCGACAAGCCGACACGGAGCCGGTCGACGGGGACTGA